A window from Ictalurus furcatus strain D&B chromosome 16, Billie_1.0, whole genome shotgun sequence encodes these proteins:
- the sigmar1 gene encoding sigma non-opioid intracellular receptor 1 has product MFVSRKLLKLVVLVGVLVLVIQYLQYWLASKQYVFTKEDVAKLAKQYSGQDHEQAFSKVVVELRKRYPGHILPDEDLQWVFVNAGGWMGSMCLLHASLTEYVLLFGTAVDTSGHSGRYWAEISDTVISGTFRQWKEGSTKSETYYPGDTIVHSVGEATSVQWTSGTWMVEYGRGFIPSTLGFALADTVFSTQDFLTLFYTFRVYMKCLLLEANTFLSEAGVF; this is encoded by the exons ATGTTTGTAAGTAGAAAATTGTTGAAACTCGTGGTGCTTGTCGGAGTGTTGGTGTTAGTCATACAGTACTTACAGTACTGGTTAGCCAGTAAACAGTATGTATTTACAAAAGAGGACGTCGCCAAACTGGCCAAACAGTACTCAG GTCAGGATCATGAGCAGGCCTTCTCTAAAGTAGTGGTGGAGTTGCGGAAACGCTACCCAGGCCACATCCTGCCTGACGAGGACCTGCAGTGGGTGTTTGTAAATGCCGGGGGTTGGATGGGCTCCATGTGTTTGCTCCACGCGTCCCTCACAGAGTACGTGCTGCTCTTCGGGACCGCTGTTGACACAAGCGGACACTCGG GTCGATATTGGGCTGAGATATCAGACACTGTAATTTCCGGGACGTTCAGGCAATGGAAAGAAGGATCGACTAAAAGCGAGACTTACTACCCAG GTGACACAATCGTGCACTCGGTGGGTGAGGCGACCTCAGTGCAGTGGACCTCGGGGACCTGGATGGTGGAATACGGCAGAGGATTCATTCCATCCACACTGGGATTTGCGCTAGCAGATACTGTGTTCAGCACACAGGACTTTCTAACACTCTTCTACACCTTCCGTGTGTACATGAAGTGTCTGCTACTGGAGGCCAACACTTTCCTGTCTGAAGCTGGTGTCTTCTAA
- the katnal2 gene encoding katanin p60 ATPase-containing subunit A-like 2 isoform X2: MSCRNTMELSYQAIKTANQARETDELRTETRRRNMLILIYHHLMEEGYADAASALEKETHFALRENGRVRNSGKKRTSSVTKTLPRIACVQQPQSGNGIKKQESKAAGKDWSGTENGGSYLPERNEFGLNVSPIIRNGAGEGTQMKKGQLVDYRGLIQDAIKGTCNETAANSLSCHPDPSERLLKPISAFCGMNSETRELAAVISRDIYLHNPNVHWDDIIGLEAAKRLVKEAVVYPIKYPQLFTGILSPWKGLLLYGPPGTGKTMLAKAVATECNTTFFNISASSIVSKWRGDSEKLVRVLFELARYHAPSTIFLDELESVMGQRGAGPGGEHEGGRRMKTELLVQMDGLARSNDLVFVLAASNLPWELDHAMLRRLEKRILVGLPSSPARKAMINHWLPPVSNTGGVELRTELAYDVLAEETDGYSGSDIRLVCKEAAMRPVRKIFDTLENHSEGHSHMPLIKLETVTTEDFLQVIAHTKPSARKLTERFSAWEREYESV, from the exons ATGTCCTGCAGAAACACAATGGAGTTGTCCTATCAAGCTATCAAAACTGCAAACCAGGCAAGAGAAACA gACGAATTAAGAACAGAGACCAGAAGAAGGAATATGCTTATATTAATTTATCATCATTTAATGGAGGAAGG GTATGCGGATGCTGCGAGCGCACTGGAAAAAGAGACCCATTTTGCTTTGC GTGAGAATGGACGTGTTAGAAACTCCGGTAAGAAGAG GACCTCAAGTGTGACAAAAACGCTGCCCAGAATCGCATGTGTTCAGCAACCACAGTCCGGGAACGGGATTAAAAAGCAAGAGTCTAAGGCAGCAGGGAAGGATTGGTCTGGCact GAGAACGGAGGATCATATCTCCCAGAGAGGAACGAGTTTGGCCTCAATGTGTCACCCATCATTAGGAATGGAGCTGGCGAGGGGACGCAGATGAAGAAG GGTCAACTGGTGGACTACAGGGGTCTCATTCAGGATGCTATTAAAGGAACGTGTAATGAAACAGCGGCAAACAGCTTGTCCTGCCACCCTGATCCCTCA GAGCGGCTGCTCAAACCCATCAGTGCCTTCTGTGGGATGAACAGCGAGACGAGAGAGCTAGCAGCCGTCATTAGCAGA GATATCTATTTACACAACCCCAACGTGCACTGGGACGACATTATAGGCCTGGAGGCTGCCAAGCGATTAGTCAAAGAGGCTGTCGTCTACCCCATTAAG TACCCTCAACTGTTCACAGGAATTCTCTCACCATGGAAAGGTTTGCTGCTTTACGGGCCTCCAG GCACAGGAAAGACTATGCTGGCAAAAGCAGTAGCTACAGAATGCAACACAACATTCTTTAACATCTCTGCATCCAGCATTGTGAGCAAATGGAGAGGAGATTCTGAGAAGCTGGTTCGG GTTTTATTTGAGTTGGCGAGATATCATGCTCCATCCACCATCTTTCTGGATGAGCTGGAGTCAGTGATGGGCCAGAGAGGTGCTGGACCAGG GGGTGAGCATGAAGGTGGCAGGAGGATGAAGACAGAGCTCCTGGTTCAGATGGATGGACTGGCACGTTCTAACGACCTGGTTTTTGTTCTGGCTGCCTCAAATCTACCCTG GGAGCTGGACCATGCAATGCTGAGAAGACTGGAGAAGAGGATCCTCGTGGGTCTGCCTTCCAGTCCAGCCAGAAAGGCAATGATCAATCACTGGCTTCCTCCAGTCAGCAATACAGGAGGGGTGGAGCTTCGAACTGAGCTAGCCTACGATGTACTTGCAGAG GAAACAGACGGTTACTCCGGCTCAGATATCAGGCTGGTCTGTAAGGAAGCGGCGATGAGGCCGGTCAGGAAGATTTTCGACACCCTAGAAAATCACAGTGAGG GTCACAGCCACATGCCGCTTATTAAGCTAGAAACAGTGACCACGGAAGATTTCCTGCAGGTCATCGCTCACACCAAACCATCAGCCAGGAAGCTGACAGAGAGATTCTCTGCCTGGGAGAGAGAGTACGAGTCTGTCTGA
- the katnal2 gene encoding katanin p60 ATPase-containing subunit A-like 2 isoform X4: MSCRNTMELSYQAIKTANQARETDELRTETRRRNMLILIYHHLMEEGYADAASALEKETHFALRRFEVCDNVDLDTVLMEYESFYFIKFQKYPKLTKKLPEQGENGRVRNSGKKRTSSVTKTLPRIACVQQPQSGNGIKKQESKAAGKDWSGTENGGSYLPERNEFGLNVSPIIRNGAGEGTQMKKGQLVDYRGLIQDAIKGTCNETAANSLSCHPDPSERLLKPISAFCGMNSETRELAAVISRDIYLHNPNVHWDDIIGLEAAKRLVKEAVVYPIKYPQLFTGILSPWKGLLLYGPPGTGKTMLAKAVATECNTTFFNISASSIVSKWRGDSEKLVRVLFELARYHAPSTIFLDELESVMGQRGAGPGGEHEGGRRMKTELLVQMDGLARSNDLVFVLAASNLPWELDHAMLRRLEKRILVGLPSSPARKAMINHWLPPVSNTGGVELRTELAYDVLAEQ; the protein is encoded by the exons ATGTCCTGCAGAAACACAATGGAGTTGTCCTATCAAGCTATCAAAACTGCAAACCAGGCAAGAGAAACA gACGAATTAAGAACAGAGACCAGAAGAAGGAATATGCTTATATTAATTTATCATCATTTAATGGAGGAAGG GTATGCGGATGCTGCGAGCGCACTGGAAAAAGAGACCCATTTTGCTTTGCGTAGGTTTGAAGTGTGCGATAATGTTGACTTGGATACAGTTCTCATGGAGTATGaaagcttttatttcattaagtTTCAGAAATATCCCAAGCTAACAAAGAAACTGCCAGAACAAG GTGAGAATGGACGTGTTAGAAACTCCGGTAAGAAGAG GACCTCAAGTGTGACAAAAACGCTGCCCAGAATCGCATGTGTTCAGCAACCACAGTCCGGGAACGGGATTAAAAAGCAAGAGTCTAAGGCAGCAGGGAAGGATTGGTCTGGCact GAGAACGGAGGATCATATCTCCCAGAGAGGAACGAGTTTGGCCTCAATGTGTCACCCATCATTAGGAATGGAGCTGGCGAGGGGACGCAGATGAAGAAG GGTCAACTGGTGGACTACAGGGGTCTCATTCAGGATGCTATTAAAGGAACGTGTAATGAAACAGCGGCAAACAGCTTGTCCTGCCACCCTGATCCCTCA GAGCGGCTGCTCAAACCCATCAGTGCCTTCTGTGGGATGAACAGCGAGACGAGAGAGCTAGCAGCCGTCATTAGCAGA GATATCTATTTACACAACCCCAACGTGCACTGGGACGACATTATAGGCCTGGAGGCTGCCAAGCGATTAGTCAAAGAGGCTGTCGTCTACCCCATTAAG TACCCTCAACTGTTCACAGGAATTCTCTCACCATGGAAAGGTTTGCTGCTTTACGGGCCTCCAG GCACAGGAAAGACTATGCTGGCAAAAGCAGTAGCTACAGAATGCAACACAACATTCTTTAACATCTCTGCATCCAGCATTGTGAGCAAATGGAGAGGAGATTCTGAGAAGCTGGTTCGG GTTTTATTTGAGTTGGCGAGATATCATGCTCCATCCACCATCTTTCTGGATGAGCTGGAGTCAGTGATGGGCCAGAGAGGTGCTGGACCAGG GGGTGAGCATGAAGGTGGCAGGAGGATGAAGACAGAGCTCCTGGTTCAGATGGATGGACTGGCACGTTCTAACGACCTGGTTTTTGTTCTGGCTGCCTCAAATCTACCCTG GGAGCTGGACCATGCAATGCTGAGAAGACTGGAGAAGAGGATCCTCGTGGGTCTGCCTTCCAGTCCAGCCAGAAAGGCAATGATCAATCACTGGCTTCCTCCAGTCAGCAATACAGGAGGGGTGGAGCTTCGAACTGAGCTAGCCTACGATGTACTTGCAGAG cagtga
- the katnal2 gene encoding katanin p60 ATPase-containing subunit A-like 2 isoform X1 yields MSCRNTMELSYQAIKTANQARETDELRTETRRRNMLILIYHHLMEEGYADAASALEKETHFALRRFEVCDNVDLDTVLMEYESFYFIKFQKYPKLTKKLPEQGENGRVRNSGKKRTSSVTKTLPRIACVQQPQSGNGIKKQESKAAGKDWSGTENGGSYLPERNEFGLNVSPIIRNGAGEGTQMKKGQLVDYRGLIQDAIKGTCNETAANSLSCHPDPSERLLKPISAFCGMNSETRELAAVISRDIYLHNPNVHWDDIIGLEAAKRLVKEAVVYPIKYPQLFTGILSPWKGLLLYGPPGTGKTMLAKAVATECNTTFFNISASSIVSKWRGDSEKLVRVLFELARYHAPSTIFLDELESVMGQRGAGPGGEHEGGRRMKTELLVQMDGLARSNDLVFVLAASNLPWELDHAMLRRLEKRILVGLPSSPARKAMINHWLPPVSNTGGVELRTELAYDVLAEETDGYSGSDIRLVCKEAAMRPVRKIFDTLENHSEGHSHMPLIKLETVTTEDFLQVIAHTKPSARKLTERFSAWEREYESV; encoded by the exons ATGTCCTGCAGAAACACAATGGAGTTGTCCTATCAAGCTATCAAAACTGCAAACCAGGCAAGAGAAACA gACGAATTAAGAACAGAGACCAGAAGAAGGAATATGCTTATATTAATTTATCATCATTTAATGGAGGAAGG GTATGCGGATGCTGCGAGCGCACTGGAAAAAGAGACCCATTTTGCTTTGCGTAGGTTTGAAGTGTGCGATAATGTTGACTTGGATACAGTTCTCATGGAGTATGaaagcttttatttcattaagtTTCAGAAATATCCCAAGCTAACAAAGAAACTGCCAGAACAAG GTGAGAATGGACGTGTTAGAAACTCCGGTAAGAAGAG GACCTCAAGTGTGACAAAAACGCTGCCCAGAATCGCATGTGTTCAGCAACCACAGTCCGGGAACGGGATTAAAAAGCAAGAGTCTAAGGCAGCAGGGAAGGATTGGTCTGGCact GAGAACGGAGGATCATATCTCCCAGAGAGGAACGAGTTTGGCCTCAATGTGTCACCCATCATTAGGAATGGAGCTGGCGAGGGGACGCAGATGAAGAAG GGTCAACTGGTGGACTACAGGGGTCTCATTCAGGATGCTATTAAAGGAACGTGTAATGAAACAGCGGCAAACAGCTTGTCCTGCCACCCTGATCCCTCA GAGCGGCTGCTCAAACCCATCAGTGCCTTCTGTGGGATGAACAGCGAGACGAGAGAGCTAGCAGCCGTCATTAGCAGA GATATCTATTTACACAACCCCAACGTGCACTGGGACGACATTATAGGCCTGGAGGCTGCCAAGCGATTAGTCAAAGAGGCTGTCGTCTACCCCATTAAG TACCCTCAACTGTTCACAGGAATTCTCTCACCATGGAAAGGTTTGCTGCTTTACGGGCCTCCAG GCACAGGAAAGACTATGCTGGCAAAAGCAGTAGCTACAGAATGCAACACAACATTCTTTAACATCTCTGCATCCAGCATTGTGAGCAAATGGAGAGGAGATTCTGAGAAGCTGGTTCGG GTTTTATTTGAGTTGGCGAGATATCATGCTCCATCCACCATCTTTCTGGATGAGCTGGAGTCAGTGATGGGCCAGAGAGGTGCTGGACCAGG GGGTGAGCATGAAGGTGGCAGGAGGATGAAGACAGAGCTCCTGGTTCAGATGGATGGACTGGCACGTTCTAACGACCTGGTTTTTGTTCTGGCTGCCTCAAATCTACCCTG GGAGCTGGACCATGCAATGCTGAGAAGACTGGAGAAGAGGATCCTCGTGGGTCTGCCTTCCAGTCCAGCCAGAAAGGCAATGATCAATCACTGGCTTCCTCCAGTCAGCAATACAGGAGGGGTGGAGCTTCGAACTGAGCTAGCCTACGATGTACTTGCAGAG GAAACAGACGGTTACTCCGGCTCAGATATCAGGCTGGTCTGTAAGGAAGCGGCGATGAGGCCGGTCAGGAAGATTTTCGACACCCTAGAAAATCACAGTGAGG GTCACAGCCACATGCCGCTTATTAAGCTAGAAACAGTGACCACGGAAGATTTCCTGCAGGTCATCGCTCACACCAAACCATCAGCCAGGAAGCTGACAGAGAGATTCTCTGCCTGGGAGAGAGAGTACGAGTCTGTCTGA
- the katnal2 gene encoding katanin p60 ATPase-containing subunit A-like 2 isoform X3, with translation MRMLRAHWKKRPILLCFQKYPKLTKKLPEQGENGRVRNSGKKRTSSVTKTLPRIACVQQPQSGNGIKKQESKAAGKDWSGTENGGSYLPERNEFGLNVSPIIRNGAGEGTQMKKGQLVDYRGLIQDAIKGTCNETAANSLSCHPDPSERLLKPISAFCGMNSETRELAAVISRDIYLHNPNVHWDDIIGLEAAKRLVKEAVVYPIKYPQLFTGILSPWKGLLLYGPPGTGKTMLAKAVATECNTTFFNISASSIVSKWRGDSEKLVRVLFELARYHAPSTIFLDELESVMGQRGAGPGGEHEGGRRMKTELLVQMDGLARSNDLVFVLAASNLPWELDHAMLRRLEKRILVGLPSSPARKAMINHWLPPVSNTGGVELRTELAYDVLAEETDGYSGSDIRLVCKEAAMRPVRKIFDTLENHSEGHSHMPLIKLETVTTEDFLQVIAHTKPSARKLTERFSAWEREYESV, from the exons ATGCGGATGCTGCGAGCGCACTGGAAAAAGAGACCCATTTTGCTTTGC tTTCAGAAATATCCCAAGCTAACAAAGAAACTGCCAGAACAAG GTGAGAATGGACGTGTTAGAAACTCCGGTAAGAAGAG GACCTCAAGTGTGACAAAAACGCTGCCCAGAATCGCATGTGTTCAGCAACCACAGTCCGGGAACGGGATTAAAAAGCAAGAGTCTAAGGCAGCAGGGAAGGATTGGTCTGGCact GAGAACGGAGGATCATATCTCCCAGAGAGGAACGAGTTTGGCCTCAATGTGTCACCCATCATTAGGAATGGAGCTGGCGAGGGGACGCAGATGAAGAAG GGTCAACTGGTGGACTACAGGGGTCTCATTCAGGATGCTATTAAAGGAACGTGTAATGAAACAGCGGCAAACAGCTTGTCCTGCCACCCTGATCCCTCA GAGCGGCTGCTCAAACCCATCAGTGCCTTCTGTGGGATGAACAGCGAGACGAGAGAGCTAGCAGCCGTCATTAGCAGA GATATCTATTTACACAACCCCAACGTGCACTGGGACGACATTATAGGCCTGGAGGCTGCCAAGCGATTAGTCAAAGAGGCTGTCGTCTACCCCATTAAG TACCCTCAACTGTTCACAGGAATTCTCTCACCATGGAAAGGTTTGCTGCTTTACGGGCCTCCAG GCACAGGAAAGACTATGCTGGCAAAAGCAGTAGCTACAGAATGCAACACAACATTCTTTAACATCTCTGCATCCAGCATTGTGAGCAAATGGAGAGGAGATTCTGAGAAGCTGGTTCGG GTTTTATTTGAGTTGGCGAGATATCATGCTCCATCCACCATCTTTCTGGATGAGCTGGAGTCAGTGATGGGCCAGAGAGGTGCTGGACCAGG GGGTGAGCATGAAGGTGGCAGGAGGATGAAGACAGAGCTCCTGGTTCAGATGGATGGACTGGCACGTTCTAACGACCTGGTTTTTGTTCTGGCTGCCTCAAATCTACCCTG GGAGCTGGACCATGCAATGCTGAGAAGACTGGAGAAGAGGATCCTCGTGGGTCTGCCTTCCAGTCCAGCCAGAAAGGCAATGATCAATCACTGGCTTCCTCCAGTCAGCAATACAGGAGGGGTGGAGCTTCGAACTGAGCTAGCCTACGATGTACTTGCAGAG GAAACAGACGGTTACTCCGGCTCAGATATCAGGCTGGTCTGTAAGGAAGCGGCGATGAGGCCGGTCAGGAAGATTTTCGACACCCTAGAAAATCACAGTGAGG GTCACAGCCACATGCCGCTTATTAAGCTAGAAACAGTGACCACGGAAGATTTCCTGCAGGTCATCGCTCACACCAAACCATCAGCCAGGAAGCTGACAGAGAGATTCTCTGCCTGGGAGAGAGAGTACGAGTCTGTCTGA